One stretch of Daphnia pulicaria isolate SC F1-1A chromosome 8, SC_F0-13Bv2, whole genome shotgun sequence DNA includes these proteins:
- the LOC124312415 gene encoding uncharacterized protein LOC124312415, translating to MSRSTSSNGADTYTKKLYFDPKADEPKGDGYWITDEELRDKLSNLVDVSENIDEVMHYSNPLYSWQVSNAMFHHAFIVFQTENWWWSIEKNNEGVTIQRSKKLESVRDMYRRVKRTTGITSLTDIILVKKSSGCTKIKELINYLWRKDYLNQEYGVLSYNCQHFADLIFKRIAESKNLQLDVYFDSAADQPSGTSGAGFITVDELLSRVHDLSSPDEILVKIEIYKAPINSWQMMDILMYHLFIVFQTNEGTYWSIERWPTRFTMQRAKNKVVLVSECERNTRPGNWFTPVRIYQSAHAKRMPLSAVMDFIWKKDKLNDVYDPISNNSKHFATSVYNQFQDGSRIK from the coding sequence ATGTCCAGAAGTACTAGTAGCAATGGTGCTGACACGTACACGAAAAAGTTGTACTTTGATCCTAAAGCGGACGAGCCGAAGGGAGACGGCTATTGGATAACAGATGAAGAACTACGTGACAAACTTTCGAATCTGGTGGACGTGTCGGAGAATATTGACGAAGTGATGCATTACAGCAATCCGCTTTACTCGTGGCAAGTGTCCAACGCTATGTTCCATCACGCTTTCATCGTATTCCAAACGGAGAATTGGTGGTGGTCCATCGAGAAAAACAACGAAGGCGTCACAATCCAGCGCTCCAAAAAGCTGGAAAGTGTTCGTGATATGTACAGGAGGGTGAAGCGTACAACGGGGATAACTTCCTTGACAGACATAATTTTGGTAAAGAAATCCAGCGGATGCACGAAAATAAAGGAGCTCATCAATTACCTCTGGAGGAAAGATTACTTGAATCAAGAATACGGTGTTCTTTCCTACAACTGCCAGCACTTTGCCGATTTAATTTTCAAGCGGATAGCGGAGTCGAAAAATTTACAGTTGGATGTTTACTTTGACTCGGCAGCTGATCAACCATCGGGAACAAGTGGGGCGGGATTCATCACTGTCGACGAACTTCTCAGCCGCGTTCATGATTTGAGCTCTCCTGATGAGATTCtagttaaaattgaaatttacaagGCACCAATAAACTCTTGGCAGATGATGGATATTTTAATGTATCACCTTTTCATAGTTTTCCAAACGAATGAGGGCACATACTGGTCTATTGAGCGGTGGCCAACTCGTTTTACGATGCAGCGAGctaaaaataaagttgttcTAGTGAGTGAGTGCGAACGAAACACTCGGCCAGGAAACTGGTTTACTCCGGTTAGGATATACCAATCGGCACATGCCAAAAGGATGCCGCTGAGTGCAGTCATGGACTTTATTTGGAAAAAGGATAAATTAAATGATGTTTACGACCCCATAAGTAACAACAGCAAACATTTTGCTACAAGTGTTTATAATCAGTTTCAAGACGGATCCCGAATTAAGTAA